The Kordia sp. SMS9 genome window below encodes:
- the rpsI gene encoding 30S ribosomal protein S9 — MEVIHKIGRRKTAVARVYVTPGTGNITVNKKAFETYFPTPTLQYKVKQPFALTETVDTYDVNVNVYGGGSTGQAEAVRLAISRVLCEIDAENRLALKPEGLLTRDPRMVERKKFGQKKARKKFQFSKR; from the coding sequence ATGGAAGTTATTCACAAAATTGGTCGTAGAAAGACCGCTGTTGCTCGTGTTTATGTAACTCCAGGAACTGGAAACATTACAGTAAACAAAAAAGCATTTGAAACGTATTTCCCAACTCCAACATTACAGTACAAAGTAAAGCAACCTTTTGCTTTAACAGAAACTGTTGACACGTATGACGTAAACGTAAACGTATATGGTGGTGGATCTACAGGACAAGCTGAAGCTGTTCGTTTGGCAATCTCAAGAGTTTTATGTGAGATCGACGCTGAAAACAGATTGGCATTAAAACCAGAAGGATTATTAACAAGAGATCCAAGAATGGTGGAGCGTAAGAAATTTGGACAGAAGAAAGCTCGTAAGAAGTTCCAATTCTCGAAACGTTAA
- a CDS encoding acyltransferase family protein has protein sequence MQTNSRNILLDILKVIAALFVIGTHCGFLFEYSEVASQVVTNGVFRIAVPFFFCVNGFFLYDVFKNDRIKIWLKRVGILYLIWMLIFSYFWVYLNDFELLKAISTLTFGFNHLWYLAALFPGGLVLYQFRNASNTILIISTFALFLIGIIIQYVGQLHVFTEQTRVDKLMNYPPLHRNFLSFALPLLSIGYVIRRANFHTKLSKQFVRSILIISLTLLVAENLITYYFITGEAILNTYISYLFLAPALLIAAFTFKIKSNLNSKLLSSYSIALYLIHPLIIILITSFFKLESTPLTFVTILLSGIVSYLLILLNKKLKYIL, from the coding sequence TTGCAAACCAATTCGCGAAATATTTTACTAGACATTTTAAAAGTTATAGCTGCACTATTTGTAATTGGTACACATTGTGGTTTTTTGTTTGAGTACAGTGAAGTAGCATCGCAAGTTGTTACAAATGGAGTTTTCAGAATTGCCGTTCCGTTTTTCTTCTGTGTGAATGGTTTCTTTTTATATGATGTCTTTAAAAATGATCGCATCAAAATATGGTTGAAACGCGTTGGTATTTTATATCTTATATGGATGTTGATTTTTAGCTATTTTTGGGTGTATTTAAATGACTTTGAGTTGCTAAAAGCTATTTCAACATTGACATTTGGTTTTAATCATTTATGGTATTTAGCCGCGCTTTTCCCTGGCGGATTGGTACTATATCAATTTCGAAATGCTTCAAATACCATACTAATTATTAGTACGTTTGCGCTATTTTTGATTGGAATTATCATTCAATATGTAGGACAACTTCATGTATTTACAGAACAAACTAGGGTAGATAAGTTGATGAATTATCCACCATTGCATCGAAATTTTTTGTCGTTTGCATTGCCGCTATTAAGTATTGGGTATGTCATAAGACGCGCAAATTTCCATACGAAACTCAGCAAACAATTTGTCAGAAGCATCCTAATTATAAGCCTAACTCTTTTAGTTGCAGAAAATTTGATTACGTATTATTTTATCACAGGAGAAGCAATTCTCAATACGTATATTTCCTATCTATTCTTGGCTCCAGCATTGTTAATTGCTGCATTTACTTTTAAAATCAAATCCAATCTCAATAGTAAATTGCTATCATCATACTCAATCGCGTTGTATTTAATACATCCTTTAATTATCATTTTAATTACTAGTTTTTTTAAATTAGAGTCGACACCTTTAACCTTTGTAACGATCTTATTGTCTGGAATTGTGAGTTATCTCTTAATTTTACTCAACAAAAAATTAAAATATATCTTATAA
- a CDS encoding radical SAM protein, protein MGNKIIIFNPRSANAKHRLPNTIIQVGAAIHGKYDYVFVDGNMETDPWVKINEYFATGEYKYFCLTVMPGPQLKQAIPYAKKIKELYPDAVNIWGGYFASNQYKVCLNSGYVDYVINGPGDNTFPQLLDVLEGKSDEKLSLIRNLIFKDENDKIVQTVKEALLDQDTLPPYPYEYFNTFYPLENYLAKTFMGRRTFAYHSSMGCPFSCSFCAVVPIYNAKWKAKTAATIYKDLKYFKETYNIDAVEFHDNNFFTSRKRVMEFSKLVMDDNIEWWGEGRIDTINKYSDEELHYMRKAGCRMMFLGAETGNDEVLKQMNKGGTQSGQMIKDFVKRMKDVDIIPELSFVLGLPGPDEKKVYEQILWDINFIREIKSINADAEIIIYLYSPVPTEGSELYQQIVDAGFSFPSKLEEWIEPSWEKFDLRRNPLTPWLKPYMIDKIQNFETVLNGYYPTASDFRIKGYKKWLLKLVSGYRFKYGWYKFPYEIKVLHKIWKYRQPEIEGFYSE, encoded by the coding sequence ATGGGAAATAAAATCATCATATTCAATCCGCGAAGTGCCAATGCAAAACATCGCTTGCCAAACACCATCATTCAAGTAGGCGCGGCGATTCATGGGAAGTACGACTATGTTTTTGTAGACGGAAACATGGAAACGGATCCTTGGGTGAAAATAAATGAGTATTTCGCTACGGGCGAATACAAGTATTTCTGTTTGACTGTGATGCCTGGACCGCAATTGAAACAAGCAATTCCGTACGCAAAGAAGATTAAAGAATTGTATCCTGATGCTGTGAATATTTGGGGCGGATATTTTGCATCCAACCAATACAAAGTATGTTTAAATTCTGGCTATGTTGATTATGTGATCAATGGCCCTGGCGACAATACATTTCCGCAATTATTAGATGTATTGGAAGGAAAAAGTGATGAAAAATTGTCCCTGATTCGCAATTTAATTTTCAAAGATGAAAACGACAAAATTGTGCAAACAGTCAAAGAAGCCTTGCTCGATCAAGATACATTGCCACCATATCCGTACGAATATTTTAACACGTTTTATCCGCTAGAAAATTATTTAGCAAAAACCTTTATGGGACGCAGAACGTTTGCGTATCACTCAAGTATGGGATGTCCGTTTAGCTGTTCTTTTTGTGCCGTTGTGCCAATTTACAATGCAAAATGGAAAGCAAAAACTGCGGCAACTATTTACAAAGATTTAAAATATTTTAAGGAAACATATAATATTGATGCGGTAGAGTTTCACGATAATAACTTTTTTACATCTCGTAAACGTGTGATGGAATTTTCCAAACTCGTCATGGACGACAATATTGAATGGTGGGGCGAAGGACGCATTGATACGATTAATAAATATTCTGACGAAGAATTGCATTACATGCGAAAAGCAGGTTGCCGCATGATGTTTTTAGGTGCCGAAACCGGAAACGATGAAGTGTTGAAGCAGATGAATAAAGGTGGCACACAATCGGGACAAATGATTAAAGATTTCGTAAAACGCATGAAAGATGTGGATATTATTCCTGAATTGTCGTTTGTACTAGGGTTGCCCGGACCTGACGAAAAGAAAGTATACGAACAAATTTTATGGGATATTAATTTTATTCGTGAAATAAAATCGATCAACGCTGACGCGGAAATTATCATTTATTTGTACAGTCCGGTGCCAACGGAAGGTTCAGAGTTGTATCAGCAAATTGTAGACGCAGGTTTTTCGTTTCCTTCAAAATTGGAAGAATGGATTGAACCGAGTTGGGAAAAATTCGATTTGCGAAGAAATCCTCTTACACCTTGGCTCAAACCGTATATGATTGATAAGATTCAAAATTTTGAAACGGTGTTGAATGGCTACTATCCTACCGCGTCCGATTTTAGAATTAAAGGGTATAAAAAGTGGTTGCTAAAACTCGTTTCTGGATATCGTTTTAAATATGGTTGGTATAAATTTCCGTATGAAATCAAGGTACTGCATAAAATTTGGAAATACCGTCAACCCGAAATTGAAGGTTTCTATTCCGAATAA
- the rplM gene encoding 50S ribosomal protein L13 has translation MDTLSYKTISANKATADKQWVLVDAEGQTLGRMASKVAKILRGKYKPSFTPHADCGDNVIIINAEKINLTGNKWTDKSYIRHTGYPGGQRSLTATELFEKDPAKIVEKSVKGMLPKNKLGSALFRNLKVYVGAEHGQEAQKPTAINLNDLK, from the coding sequence GTGGATACATTAAGCTACAAAACAATTTCAGCCAACAAGGCTACTGCAGATAAGCAGTGGGTTTTAGTTGATGCTGAAGGACAGACGCTAGGGCGTATGGCTTCTAAGGTAGCAAAAATACTTAGAGGTAAGTACAAGCCTAGCTTTACACCACATGCTGATTGCGGAGATAATGTAATTATTATCAATGCAGAAAAAATCAACTTAACTGGAAACAAGTGGACGGACAAATCTTACATTCGTCACACAGGATATCCAGGTGGTCAAAGATCACTTACTGCTACGGAACTTTTTGAAAAAGATCCTGCAAAAATAGTGGAAAAATCAGTGAAAGGAATGTTACCAAAAAACAAATTAGGTAGCGCTTTATTCCGTAACCTTAAAGTGTATGTTGGAGCAGAGCACGGACAAGAAGCTCAGAAACCAACTGCTATTAACTTAAATGATTTAAAGTAA
- a CDS encoding TerC family protein, whose product MEQLLTLDSLVTLFMLVLLQAVLGFDNLLYISLESQKAPKDKQSYVRKMGVGLAIILRIVLLFVLLELIKYFQNPFLSMHSNTVVEFDLNGHSLIVLAGGIFIIYTAVKEIWHMMLMKEHEQAEGGKSKKSVKSVIVWIVVMNLVFSFDSILSAMALTSDMDATPQLILMTIAIILGGLLMILMADKVSDFLQKNKMYEVLGLFILFIVGIMLLSEGGHLAKLKFFGSDVEQMSKATFYFVIITLVIIDIVQGRYQKNLLAKKEAIENAAEEKE is encoded by the coding sequence ATGGAACAACTTTTAACCTTAGACAGTCTTGTCACTTTATTCATGCTTGTATTATTGCAAGCCGTTTTAGGATTTGACAATTTATTATACATTTCTTTAGAATCGCAAAAAGCACCAAAAGACAAACAATCCTACGTTCGAAAAATGGGCGTTGGTTTGGCAATTATTTTACGTATTGTCTTGCTATTTGTGCTGCTGGAATTGATTAAATACTTTCAAAATCCTTTCCTGTCGATGCATAGCAACACCGTTGTTGAATTTGATTTGAACGGACACAGTTTGATTGTCTTAGCAGGTGGAATTTTCATCATTTACACAGCTGTTAAAGAAATTTGGCACATGATGTTGATGAAAGAACACGAACAGGCAGAAGGTGGGAAAAGTAAAAAATCTGTAAAAAGCGTCATTGTTTGGATTGTGGTGATGAATTTAGTGTTTTCGTTCGATTCTATTTTAAGCGCCATGGCGTTGACAAGTGATATGGACGCAACGCCGCAGTTAATTTTAATGACGATTGCTATTATTTTGGGCGGATTGTTAATGATTTTAATGGCAGATAAAGTATCGGACTTCTTGCAGAAAAACAAAATGTATGAAGTGCTCGGACTTTTCATTTTATTCATTGTGGGAATCATGCTATTATCAGAAGGTGGGCATTTAGCGAAACTGAAATTCTTTGGAAGCGATGTAGAACAAATGAGCAAAGCAACTTTCTACTTCGTCATCATTACCTTGGTGATTATTGACATTGTACAAGGTCGCTACCAAAAGAATTTATTGGCAAAAAAGGAAGCTATTGAAAATGCTGCGGAAGAGAAGGAGTAA
- a CDS encoding SGNH/GDSL hydrolase family protein: MKSKLKFALIIFRNVLIILFLLEIALGIFYDYYDDSGIDGNTERIIASGIYEGSGLTDEDIKIIHRELREQDMAWEPYLHYRFKPMQGKHNTIYENGLRKTANPSLKDSATAIKVFCFGGSTMYSSGARDEYTIPSELSKIIHKTFPNQNVEVTNFGCHGYTRATENIQLQRELIKNNIPDIVIFYDGVNEVISGHQNNEAGAPTNAYNRKREFKLAHSYKKRIRLFLTSSNLYRLITTIQRKLFSGSIYAQMSARSDALSEAIAKNYIGLVKVSKSLEAAYGFKVFNFMQPNIYSKKNLTEIEEVYHKDQYHYENLYRLSYENVRTDSLMITDATFVDISNVFDTTNKAIYFDFCHTGEYGNQLVAEEIFKNIQSEFVPKTQDSVTILETQQLTKVTQ; this comes from the coding sequence GTGAAGTCTAAACTAAAATTCGCCCTCATTATTTTCAGAAATGTCCTAATTATTCTTTTCCTGTTGGAAATTGCATTGGGTATTTTTTATGATTATTATGATGATAGTGGCATTGATGGAAATACTGAACGTATTATTGCTTCGGGTATTTATGAAGGTTCTGGCTTGACCGATGAAGATATAAAAATCATACATCGCGAATTGCGTGAACAAGACATGGCGTGGGAACCATATTTGCATTATCGTTTTAAGCCGATGCAAGGCAAACACAATACAATTTACGAAAACGGACTCCGAAAAACTGCCAATCCCAGTTTGAAAGATTCTGCCACAGCAATCAAAGTATTCTGTTTTGGAGGTTCTACCATGTACAGTTCGGGCGCGCGAGACGAATACACAATTCCATCAGAATTATCGAAAATAATTCACAAAACATTTCCCAATCAGAATGTGGAAGTCACCAATTTTGGCTGTCACGGATACACGCGTGCTACAGAGAACATTCAGCTACAGCGAGAACTTATTAAAAATAACATTCCAGATATTGTCATTTTTTACGATGGTGTCAACGAAGTAATTTCAGGACATCAAAATAATGAAGCAGGCGCGCCCACCAATGCCTACAACAGAAAAAGAGAATTTAAGTTGGCACACAGTTATAAAAAACGCATTAGACTGTTCCTAACTTCTAGCAATCTTTACAGGTTAATAACCACAATACAACGCAAACTATTTTCAGGATCTATATATGCACAAATGAGTGCGCGTTCGGATGCTTTATCGGAAGCTATTGCCAAAAATTATATTGGCTTGGTAAAAGTTTCTAAAAGTTTAGAAGCTGCCTACGGTTTTAAAGTCTTCAACTTCATGCAACCAAATATATATTCTAAAAAGAATTTGACAGAAATTGAAGAAGTATACCACAAAGATCAGTATCATTATGAAAACTTGTACCGATTATCGTATGAAAATGTGCGTACAGATTCGTTGATGATTACCGATGCAACATTTGTAGATATAAGTAATGTTTTTGACACTACGAACAAAGCTATTTATTTCGATTTTTGCCACACGGGCGAATACGGCAATCAATTGGTAGCGGAAGAAATATTTAAGAATATACAATCGGAATTTGTACCCAAAACACAAGACAGTGTAACAATATTAGAAACCCAACAACTAACAAAAGTCACTCAATAA
- the tsf gene encoding translation elongation factor Ts yields MAKITAAEVGKLRKATGAGMMDCKKALVEAEGDFDKAIDILRKKGQKVAAKRADRDSSEGVAAAKVNADNTAGVAIVLGCETDFVGKNESFVALAKEFADLAINFNSKEEFLAADFGGITVAEKLTEQTGVIGEKIDINAFDKIEAAYVGSYVHINKIAAVVGLSAVVDNADVLAKDLAMQVASMGATTLSYKDFDPAYVASETEARIAAIEKDNEELERLGKTLKNVPQYISMSQLTEEVLAKAEADAKAQLAAEGKPEKIWDRILPGKMERFISDNTTLDKEQCLLDQDFIKDEKSTVAKYVSSFGDVEVTGFKRVSLG; encoded by the coding sequence ATGGCAAAAATTACAGCCGCAGAAGTAGGTAAATTAAGAAAAGCTACCGGTGCAGGAATGATGGACTGCAAAAAAGCATTAGTAGAAGCCGAAGGTGACTTCGATAAAGCAATTGATATTCTTCGTAAGAAAGGACAAAAAGTTGCTGCGAAAAGAGCAGATCGTGATTCTTCAGAAGGTGTTGCTGCTGCAAAAGTAAATGCAGACAATACTGCTGGTGTTGCAATTGTTTTAGGATGTGAAACAGATTTCGTTGGTAAAAACGAAAGTTTTGTTGCTTTGGCAAAAGAATTTGCTGATTTAGCAATCAACTTCAACTCGAAAGAAGAATTTTTAGCTGCTGATTTTGGTGGCATTACTGTTGCTGAAAAGTTAACGGAGCAAACAGGTGTTATTGGTGAAAAAATTGACATTAATGCTTTTGATAAAATCGAAGCTGCGTATGTTGGTTCGTATGTTCACATTAACAAAATTGCTGCTGTTGTTGGTTTATCTGCAGTTGTAGATAACGCTGATGTATTGGCAAAAGATTTGGCAATGCAAGTAGCTTCTATGGGAGCAACAACATTATCTTACAAAGATTTTGATCCTGCGTATGTAGCCTCTGAAACAGAAGCTAGAATTGCGGCAATTGAAAAAGATAACGAAGAATTAGAGCGTTTAGGAAAAACATTGAAAAATGTTCCTCAATACATCTCTATGTCTCAATTAACTGAGGAAGTATTAGCAAAAGCGGAAGCAGATGCAAAAGCACAGTTAGCTGCGGAAGGAAAACCAGAAAAAATCTGGGATCGTATCTTACCAGGAAAAATGGAAAGATTCATTTCTGACAATACCACTTTAGACAAAGAGCAGTGTTTGTTAGATCAAGATTTCATCAAAGATGAGAAGTCTACCGTTGCTAAATATGTGTCTTCTTTCGGAGATGTTGAAGTAACAGGTTTTAAACGTGTATCTTTAGGATAA
- a CDS encoding SGNH/GDSL hydrolase family protein — protein sequence MKKLKFKIVSIGIGILLSLFLGEIVARVYFFGGAAFSYSRTNSFGILDNSDLITYSDTDGLIYELLPNLDTKYKLANFRTNAEGFRDRNHEIHSKALKIAVLGDSFTMGTGVSEDEMYVAQTEKQLNQLVNDTEFEVFNFGVSGYALTQYKTILEQNALKYQPDLVVIGFCASNDHYRVGIDFSMDDFTIKPKKNVFWDSYLKKLLQIKLNSETPEPVVYEAENLQHVDQQFQEFQSIFTKNNSKGLILYLDLVFDAVRVAQIQSLAEKNNLFFVDVSNFFQNKNIYEYIVNELDPHPNGKANQIFADTLSSFILANQNQLFN from the coding sequence ATGAAAAAACTAAAATTTAAAATTGTTTCGATCGGAATTGGAATTTTACTCAGTCTTTTTTTGGGTGAAATTGTTGCCAGAGTCTACTTTTTTGGTGGCGCGGCATTTTCGTATTCACGAACGAACTCGTTTGGAATTTTAGACAATTCAGATTTGATTACCTATTCTGACACAGACGGATTGATCTATGAATTGCTGCCCAATTTAGATACAAAATACAAATTGGCAAACTTTCGCACCAATGCAGAAGGTTTCCGTGATCGGAATCATGAAATACATTCAAAAGCTTTGAAAATAGCTGTTTTGGGCGATTCGTTTACGATGGGAACCGGTGTTTCGGAAGATGAAATGTACGTAGCGCAAACAGAAAAACAATTGAATCAACTTGTAAATGATACGGAATTTGAAGTTTTCAACTTTGGCGTTTCAGGCTATGCACTCACGCAATACAAAACCATTTTAGAACAAAATGCCTTAAAATATCAACCTGATTTGGTCGTTATCGGATTTTGTGCTTCCAACGATCATTACAGAGTGGGAATTGATTTTTCCATGGATGACTTTACCATCAAGCCAAAAAAGAACGTATTTTGGGATTCGTATTTAAAAAAGTTACTGCAAATTAAACTAAATTCAGAAACGCCCGAACCAGTAGTATACGAAGCAGAAAATTTGCAACATGTAGACCAGCAGTTTCAAGAATTTCAGTCAATTTTTACAAAAAACAATAGCAAAGGACTCATTTTGTATTTGGATTTGGTTTTTGACGCAGTTCGTGTAGCACAGATACAATCGCTGGCAGAAAAAAATAATTTGTTCTTTGTCGATGTTTCTAATTTTTTTCAAAATAAAAACATATATGAGTATATTGTAAACGAACTAGATCCGCATCCAAACGGAAAAGCAAATCAAATCTTTGCAGATACACTTTCAAGCTTTATTTTAGCCAATCAAAACCAGCTATTTAATTAA
- a CDS encoding acyltransferase family protein, translated as MDIVLQSNSRNILIDILKVIASLLVVAFHCNFLYDHNKFVNYLFFKGIFRPVIPFFFCVSGFFLYTVFQKGHVTFWAKRVAILYVVWMLVFSYFWVTPNYNNPFKLLLNIVIGFNHLWYVASLLVGGLLLYAVRKLSNKTLLIGAIILYCIGYFIQMLGDLKLVTEPEILVKLVNFTPTHRNFLLFDLPFLALGYMIRRSNFHKQLHRKHVIGLLILSLVLLTIESLFHYYYNIDRSLSIICLSCFIAAPVLLLSTFSFSVTSRLDSKLLSLYSIAIYLVHPLIVFIIRYFVTLESISLTLTAIILSIVASYFLIQLNKKLKYIL; from the coding sequence GTGGACATCGTATTGCAATCAAACTCCCGAAATATATTAATAGACATTTTAAAGGTGATCGCTTCACTGTTGGTGGTTGCCTTTCATTGCAATTTTTTATACGACCATAATAAATTTGTAAATTATTTATTTTTTAAAGGCATCTTTCGACCTGTAATTCCATTTTTTTTCTGTGTTAGTGGATTCTTTTTATACACGGTGTTTCAGAAAGGTCATGTTACGTTTTGGGCCAAGCGCGTCGCTATTTTGTATGTTGTATGGATGCTGGTTTTTAGCTACTTTTGGGTGACTCCTAATTACAATAACCCTTTCAAACTTTTATTAAATATTGTTATTGGATTCAATCATTTATGGTATGTGGCTTCATTGCTAGTAGGTGGATTGTTGTTGTACGCTGTTCGAAAACTCTCTAATAAAACCTTACTCATAGGCGCTATTATATTGTACTGTATCGGATATTTTATTCAGATGCTAGGTGATTTAAAACTCGTTACAGAGCCCGAAATACTTGTCAAATTGGTAAACTTTACGCCTACACATCGTAATTTCTTATTATTCGATTTGCCATTTTTAGCCTTGGGATATATGATCAGACGTTCCAATTTTCATAAACAGCTACACAGAAAGCATGTCATCGGATTATTGATACTCAGCTTGGTATTACTCACCATAGAAAGTTTGTTCCATTATTATTATAACATAGATCGATCCCTAAGCATCATCTGTCTTTCTTGTTTTATTGCAGCGCCAGTATTATTACTTTCTACATTTTCGTTTAGTGTGACTTCCAGATTGGATAGCAAGTTGTTATCTTTGTATTCTATCGCTATCTATTTGGTACATCCACTGATTGTTTTTATCATTCGATATTTTGTTACTTTAGAATCCATATCCTTAACTTTGACAGCAATTATATTATCTATTGTTGCTAGTTATTTTTTGATACAGCTAAATAAAAAACTCAAATACATTCTATAA
- a CDS encoding methyltransferase: MVKKLKKHLFPIAKFFFDKYIVKQRKYTYEGITVQINEEVFPPKFTISTKILLEYIKPLHITDKRFLELGCGSGIISLFAASKGANVTASDINQTAIELLKEAAETNKIPVHVVYSDLFENLSDQTFEYIVINPPYYPKTPANDTERAWFCGENFEYFEKLFKQLPNHLAPNTWMILSEDCEIDYIQQIATKNGLSFKLILEKSVAKEKNYIFKIQKS, encoded by the coding sequence ATGGTTAAAAAACTTAAAAAGCACCTATTTCCTATTGCAAAATTTTTCTTTGATAAATACATTGTAAAGCAACGAAAGTATACGTATGAAGGCATTACGGTACAAATTAATGAAGAAGTTTTTCCGCCAAAATTTACGATTAGCACCAAAATCCTGTTAGAGTATATAAAACCGTTACACATTACGGATAAGCGCTTTTTAGAACTCGGTTGTGGCTCTGGAATTATTTCTTTGTTTGCCGCTTCCAAAGGTGCAAATGTGACCGCTTCTGACATTAACCAAACAGCAATTGAGCTACTAAAAGAAGCTGCTGAAACTAATAAAATTCCTGTGCATGTTGTGTATTCAGATTTGTTTGAAAACTTGTCTGATCAAACATTTGAGTATATCGTAATCAATCCGCCGTACTATCCAAAAACGCCAGCAAATGATACGGAACGAGCGTGGTTTTGTGGAGAAAACTTTGAGTATTTTGAAAAACTTTTCAAACAATTACCCAATCATCTTGCACCAAATACGTGGATGATTTTGTCGGAAGATTGTGAAATTGATTACATTCAGCAAATTGCTACAAAAAATGGACTTTCTTTCAAATTGATCTTAGAAAAAAGCGTCGCCAAAGAGAAAAACTATATCTTTAAAATTCAAAAGTCATAA
- the rpsB gene encoding 30S ribosomal protein S2 codes for MANNIEVKDLLEAGVHFGHLTRKWDPNMAPYIYMERNGIHIINLYKTAAKIEEANEALKKIAASGRKILFVATKKQAKDIVAEKAGNANMPYITERWPGGMLTNFVTIRKAVKKMASIDRMKKDGTFMTLSKKERLQVDRLRAKLEKNLGSISDMTRLPGALFVVDIKREHIAIKEAQKLNIPIFAMVDTNSDPREVDYVIPANDDASKSIENILTHVTDAVIEGLSDRKAEKEAKKAEKEAAAAPAAPKAEAKPAAEAKTEAPTTEAPAAEAPAKEEETK; via the coding sequence ATGGCAAATAACATAGAAGTAAAAGACTTACTTGAAGCAGGTGTACACTTTGGACACTTGACAAGAAAATGGGATCCAAACATGGCGCCGTATATCTACATGGAGCGCAACGGAATCCACATTATCAACTTATACAAAACTGCTGCTAAAATCGAAGAAGCAAATGAAGCTTTAAAGAAAATTGCAGCGTCAGGTAGAAAAATATTATTCGTAGCTACCAAAAAACAAGCAAAAGACATCGTTGCTGAAAAAGCAGGGAACGCTAACATGCCTTACATCACTGAAAGATGGCCAGGTGGAATGTTAACGAACTTTGTAACGATCAGAAAAGCCGTTAAAAAAATGGCGTCTATTGATAGAATGAAGAAAGATGGAACGTTCATGACTTTATCTAAGAAAGAACGTTTACAAGTTGATCGTTTAAGAGCAAAATTAGAGAAAAACTTAGGTTCTATCTCTGATATGACGCGTCTTCCAGGTGCATTGTTCGTAGTAGACATCAAACGTGAACACATCGCGATTAAAGAAGCTCAAAAATTAAACATTCCAATTTTTGCAATGGTTGATACAAATTCTGACCCAAGAGAGGTAGATTATGTAATTCCTGCAAATGATGATGCTTCTAAATCAATCGAGAATATCTTAACGCACGTTACAGATGCCGTAATCGAAGGATTATCTGATAGAAAAGCTGAAAAAGAAGCTAAGAAAGCTGAAAAAGAAGCTGCTGCCGCTCCTGCTGCTCCAAAAGCAGAAGCAAAGCCAGCTGCAGAAGCAAAAACGGAAGCTCCGACTACGGAAGCTCCAGCTGCAGAAGCTCCAGCAAAAGAAGAAGAAACAAAATAA
- a CDS encoding DUF2200 domain-containing protein — MKVTPAHNERVAKLKFSSVYPHYVTKVEKKGRTISELHQVMTWLTGFNEAKIQEFAGNEATFKDFFEQATIHPNAHLIKGVICGYRIEEIDNELTRQVRYLDKLVDELAKGRKMEKILRSEK; from the coding sequence ATGAAAGTCACACCTGCACACAACGAAAGAGTCGCGAAATTAAAGTTTAGTTCTGTATATCCACATTACGTAACCAAAGTAGAGAAAAAAGGCAGAACCATTTCAGAACTACATCAAGTAATGACATGGCTTACAGGTTTCAACGAAGCTAAAATCCAAGAGTTTGCAGGAAACGAAGCCACGTTTAAAGACTTTTTTGAGCAAGCAACGATACATCCAAATGCACATTTGATCAAAGGCGTTATTTGCGGATACCGAATTGAGGAAATAGACAACGAACTCACACGACAAGTGCGCTACTTAGACAAATTGGTAGACGAATTGGCTAAAGGGCGTAAAATGGAAAAAATACTGCGTTCAGAAAAATGA